One stretch of Roseimicrobium sp. ORNL1 DNA includes these proteins:
- the proC gene encoding pyrroline-5-carboxylate reductase, with product MKLGLIGCGKMGGALLKGALKASLVKAKDISLYDKVPAAVKALQFEAPTAKAAKDPSELVAASQVIVLAVKPQDMPALLQGLVKDTKLKLEKCLFLSIAAGITLKQLESWLGGQARVIRSMPNTPALVLSGAAAFARGQHATEEDAALAAKVLGAVGVAQEVPEKLLDAVTGLSGSGPAYVYTVIEALADGGVLMGLPRATALQLAAQTVAGAAQMVLETGKHPGVLRDEVTSPGGTTIAGLEQLEANGLRNALIQAVRKATERSKELAG from the coding sequence ATGAAACTCGGACTGATTGGTTGCGGTAAGATGGGCGGTGCGCTTCTCAAGGGCGCGCTGAAGGCCTCGCTCGTGAAAGCGAAAGACATCTCCCTGTATGACAAGGTACCCGCTGCTGTGAAAGCCCTGCAATTCGAAGCTCCCACAGCGAAGGCAGCCAAAGACCCCAGCGAACTCGTGGCTGCCTCCCAGGTCATCGTGCTTGCCGTGAAACCACAGGACATGCCGGCGCTGCTTCAAGGCCTGGTAAAAGATACCAAGCTCAAGCTGGAGAAGTGCCTCTTCCTTTCCATCGCCGCCGGCATCACGCTGAAGCAGCTTGAGTCCTGGCTCGGTGGTCAGGCTCGTGTGATTCGCTCTATGCCGAATACACCCGCGCTGGTGCTTTCCGGAGCCGCTGCGTTTGCCCGTGGCCAGCATGCCACGGAGGAAGATGCCGCACTCGCCGCCAAGGTGCTTGGTGCCGTGGGTGTCGCCCAGGAAGTGCCGGAGAAGCTGCTGGATGCCGTGACCGGCTTGAGCGGCAGCGGTCCCGCGTATGTGTATACCGTCATTGAAGCCTTGGCAGACGGCGGCGTGCTGATGGGCCTGCCCCGTGCCACCGCTCTCCAACTTGCCGCACAAACTGTGGCTGGTGCTGCACAGATGGTGCTGGAGACGGGCAAGCATCCCGGTGTGCTGCGGGATGAAGTCACCAGTCCGGGTGGTACTACCATCGCGGGCCTTGAGCAGCTTGAGGCGAATGGATTGCGGAATGCGCTGATTCAAGCCGTGCGGAAGGCGACGGAGCGGAGCAAGGAGTTGGCGGGGTAG
- a CDS encoding neutral/alkaline non-lysosomal ceramidase N-terminal domain-containing protein translates to MKLRFSLLSKCTAFTLATTSLLHAAAPLKAAEATGLQAGAAAVDITPDQWPLSLRGSFSPRSSAGVNDPLHARAVALKNGEGKVVIVIVDNLGIGRETLDEVKKRAAEATGWKPEEMLIAATHTHTAPSISSTSAIGAQAAYRDKSQGGIVKAIVDAVAKLQPATIAFGSDNVPDEVKNRRHFLKEGTMPVNPFGEYDKVKTNAGRADILKPAGPTDPEVAVLDVRTRKRRPLAFLANYSLHYVGGMKEGTVSADYFGEYARIMPSRVGSKPEEEFVAMMSNGTSGDINNIDFDQTRPPREPFEQIRLVAAKCADASWRATKSAERQENPRIAIVQREVILQRRKPTPEMLERAKKIVAMTKEEKAKLEGRTENYAYRTLSAAEAPETMPVLLQALCIGDQSIVTMPFEVFVEIGLEIKKKSPFPRTFMIELANGAGGYLPTPAQHELGGYETWLGTNNVQKDASEIMTKHLMEMLAELKAGK, encoded by the coding sequence ATGAAACTTCGCTTTTCCCTCCTCTCGAAGTGCACCGCGTTTACCCTCGCCACCACCTCCCTGCTCCATGCAGCAGCACCGCTGAAAGCGGCGGAGGCCACCGGACTGCAAGCCGGTGCAGCCGCGGTGGACATCACGCCGGACCAATGGCCGCTTTCGTTACGAGGTTCCTTCTCGCCGCGCTCCTCGGCGGGAGTGAATGACCCTCTTCACGCGCGCGCCGTCGCATTGAAGAACGGTGAGGGCAAGGTGGTCATCGTGATTGTGGACAACCTCGGCATCGGTCGTGAGACACTCGATGAGGTGAAGAAACGCGCCGCAGAGGCCACGGGATGGAAGCCGGAAGAAATGCTCATTGCGGCCACGCACACGCATACCGCGCCTTCCATTTCCAGCACCAGCGCCATTGGCGCGCAGGCGGCATATCGTGACAAGTCTCAAGGCGGCATTGTGAAAGCCATTGTCGATGCGGTGGCAAAGCTCCAGCCCGCGACGATTGCCTTCGGCTCGGACAATGTACCAGATGAAGTGAAGAATCGCCGCCATTTCCTGAAGGAAGGCACCATGCCGGTGAATCCTTTTGGCGAGTATGACAAGGTGAAGACGAACGCGGGCCGCGCTGACATCTTGAAACCCGCCGGTCCCACGGACCCGGAAGTGGCGGTGCTGGATGTGCGCACGCGCAAGAGACGCCCGCTGGCATTCCTCGCCAACTACTCACTGCACTACGTGGGCGGCATGAAGGAAGGCACGGTCTCCGCCGACTACTTTGGTGAGTATGCCCGCATCATGCCCTCCCGTGTGGGGAGCAAGCCCGAGGAGGAATTCGTCGCCATGATGTCCAACGGTACCAGTGGCGACATCAATAACATCGACTTCGACCAGACACGTCCACCGCGTGAACCCTTTGAGCAGATCCGCCTTGTGGCCGCCAAGTGCGCCGATGCCTCATGGCGCGCGACGAAGAGCGCCGAGCGCCAGGAGAATCCGCGCATCGCCATCGTACAGCGTGAAGTGATCCTGCAACGCCGCAAGCCCACACCGGAGATGCTGGAGCGAGCAAAGAAAATCGTCGCCATGACCAAGGAGGAGAAAGCGAAGCTTGAAGGTCGCACAGAGAACTACGCCTACCGCACCCTGAGTGCCGCCGAAGCCCCGGAGACCATGCCGGTGCTGCTTCAGGCCCTGTGCATCGGCGACCAGTCCATCGTGACGATGCCATTCGAGGTGTTTGTGGAGATTGGGCTGGAGATCAAAAAGAAGAGCCCCTTCCCCCGCACCTTCATGATTGAGCTGGCGAATGGTGCTGGCGGTTATCTGCCGACACCAGCGCAGCATGAACTCGGAGGTTATGAAACTTGGCTGGGCACGAACAATGTGCAGAAGGATGCCTCGGAGATCATGACGAAGCATCTGATGGAGATGCTGGCGGAGTTGAAGGCGGGGAAGTGA
- a CDS encoding SGNH/GDSL hydrolase family protein, with product MLNRCLKTILLGVALAVSGLASSPAAEIAPYTMRGGLPNFWRKVVEKGPEPVRISYFGGSITAGAGASKPQFCYRELLTEWLKKENPGVPFQPYNAAIGGTGSWLGAFRCWNDVGYQRPDLVIVEFAVNDGGVPEEQAIASMEGIVRQLRTKTPSKPDILFVYTMVKDHLESFKAGKLPPTMQYHEKVAEHYGIPSVVMAKHAAEQILGGKMTMEEFAKDNVHPTDAGYALYLEALKPFFAAVKSAPVAKEEVKASVPAPLSPKAMENARLVPYDWAQMDDGWLGWQLSTVGNLPHVAVSDKAGATITLKFKGSQIGIYDIIGPDTGNLEYTLDGSEWTLKENFDKYCLKFARAASTVIARDLDPKVEHELKLRIAAEPPKDSKGRFTRLGWFLVDGEVKDPMASMDPLARIDSIYAGMKPVTWKAPETRWKNLEKTKAKLENGPALTMVMLGDSIIGDTSTSNFELLVGRDYPKCAVKKVMSVRGSTGCWYYKDAEPLEQYVLRHSPDLLVIGGISQRGDIEAIRSVIQQTRAKFPNVEVLLLTPTFGGPQSDYVKNFTPQPDKSKYSYRADLQELAVQEKCGFFDMTAPWYDYMKNSGYAQDSFKRDPIHANQRGMQILGRLMREFLKP from the coding sequence ATGCTGAATCGCTGTCTCAAAACCATCCTTCTTGGGGTTGCCCTCGCTGTCTCGGGGCTGGCTTCTTCCCCTGCTGCCGAAATCGCCCCCTACACCATGCGTGGGGGATTGCCGAACTTCTGGAGGAAGGTGGTGGAGAAGGGGCCGGAGCCGGTGCGCATCAGTTACTTTGGTGGGTCCATCACGGCAGGTGCGGGCGCCAGCAAGCCGCAGTTTTGCTATCGCGAACTCCTCACCGAATGGCTGAAGAAGGAAAATCCCGGCGTGCCCTTCCAGCCTTACAATGCGGCGATTGGTGGCACGGGTTCGTGGCTCGGCGCGTTCCGTTGCTGGAATGACGTGGGCTACCAGCGCCCGGACCTCGTGATCGTGGAGTTCGCGGTGAATGATGGCGGCGTGCCGGAGGAGCAAGCCATCGCCAGCATGGAGGGCATCGTGCGCCAGCTCCGCACGAAGACCCCATCGAAGCCGGACATCCTCTTTGTGTACACGATGGTGAAGGACCATCTGGAGAGCTTCAAGGCGGGTAAGCTGCCGCCCACCATGCAGTATCATGAGAAGGTGGCAGAGCACTACGGTATCCCCAGCGTGGTGATGGCGAAGCATGCCGCGGAGCAAATCCTCGGCGGGAAGATGACCATGGAGGAATTCGCGAAGGACAACGTGCACCCCACGGATGCCGGCTATGCCTTGTACCTCGAAGCGTTGAAGCCCTTCTTCGCGGCGGTGAAGAGCGCGCCAGTAGCCAAGGAAGAGGTGAAAGCTTCGGTGCCTGCGCCCCTGTCTCCGAAGGCCATGGAGAATGCGCGCCTCGTACCCTACGATTGGGCGCAGATGGATGACGGTTGGCTCGGCTGGCAGCTCAGCACCGTGGGCAACCTTCCTCACGTGGCGGTGAGCGACAAGGCCGGCGCCACCATCACGCTGAAGTTCAAAGGTTCGCAAATCGGCATCTACGACATCATTGGTCCCGACACGGGCAACCTGGAATACACCCTCGACGGTAGCGAGTGGACGCTGAAGGAGAACTTCGACAAGTACTGCCTCAAATTTGCCCGCGCCGCCTCCACGGTCATTGCCCGCGATCTCGACCCGAAGGTGGAACACGAGCTGAAGCTCCGTATCGCCGCTGAGCCGCCGAAGGACAGCAAGGGGCGCTTCACACGCCTCGGCTGGTTCCTCGTGGATGGCGAGGTGAAGGACCCCATGGCCAGCATGGACCCGCTGGCGCGCATTGATTCCATCTACGCTGGCATGAAGCCTGTGACATGGAAGGCACCCGAGACCCGCTGGAAGAATCTGGAGAAGACCAAGGCCAAGCTGGAGAACGGTCCTGCGCTTACCATGGTGATGCTCGGTGATAGCATCATCGGCGATACCAGCACCTCAAACTTCGAATTGCTGGTGGGCCGTGACTATCCGAAGTGCGCCGTGAAGAAGGTCATGAGCGTGCGCGGTTCCACGGGCTGCTGGTATTACAAGGATGCGGAACCGCTTGAGCAGTACGTGCTGCGTCATTCGCCCGACCTCCTCGTGATTGGCGGTATCAGCCAGCGTGGTGACATCGAGGCCATCCGCTCCGTCATCCAGCAGACACGTGCAAAGTTCCCCAATGTGGAAGTCCTCCTGCTCACGCCGACCTTCGGCGGTCCGCAGTCCGACTACGTGAAGAACTTCACGCCCCAACCGGACAAGAGTAAATACTCCTACCGCGCCGACCTTCAGGAACTCGCCGTGCAGGAGAAGTGCGGCTTCTTCGATATGACCGCACCGTGGTATGACTACATGAAGAACAGCGGCTATGCGCAGGATTCGTTCAAGAGAGATCCCATTCACGCAAATCAGCGTGGCATGCAGATCCTGGGGAGGTTGATGCGGGAGTTTTTGAAGCCGTGA